One Vallitalea pronyensis genomic region harbors:
- a CDS encoding response regulator, producing MLNVIVVDDEILSRLGIVNLIDWSQHGFNLIDHVANGREAINLIRNGDIDLIITDIKMPVMSGIQLIQQVIKEGFDCEFIVLSAFDDYAYVREALKLGAMDYVLKLDMEKEKLVALLHKAKEVIGRKKRNENSRVYEKGVLINAKKEFLKQLLYGRRHVKETCSKELNQYRLILPYENYSVMMFKVDNMEGLLGDDRMRQVIESALKDSKYTYVTDTAYDELSILCNFKGKSTAELIQAIQRLSQRIHYIMKQYFNQDIQIFVSQFHKKTDDISLAYLEVCQAYSLKSYANEDGVVYYEQILMNRNYVDYQSFQSYIRQIESTLQALNRERFEEVFNDLIMFISKTKYMELSQVRHVTSSIIYIFNKYMSHYGFIKDEFWNGEEEQRLINEGFKRKKHFIAFLVKLKDKLAETFLDMDDNHLVRSVKKYLMAHYKETIVIKDFQERFGVTSAYLSMLFKKETGETIKEYLIGLKINRAKVLLKETNLHIVEIADHIGYDNEHYFSRLFKQKTGVTPSQYRNDSGMLP from the coding sequence ATGCTTAATGTTATAGTAGTTGATGACGAAATATTATCACGTCTTGGTATCGTCAATCTTATTGACTGGTCACAGCATGGTTTTAACCTCATTGACCATGTGGCAAATGGTAGGGAAGCCATTAACCTTATCAGAAATGGGGATATTGACCTGATCATTACAGATATAAAAATGCCCGTCATGTCAGGCATTCAATTGATTCAGCAAGTGATAAAAGAAGGATTTGACTGTGAGTTCATCGTATTGAGTGCATTTGATGACTATGCTTATGTTCGTGAAGCATTGAAATTAGGTGCCATGGATTATGTGTTGAAATTGGATATGGAAAAAGAAAAGCTTGTTGCTTTATTACATAAAGCAAAAGAAGTCATTGGGCGTAAAAAAAGGAATGAAAACAGTAGGGTCTATGAAAAAGGAGTTTTGATTAATGCAAAAAAGGAGTTTCTAAAACAACTGTTATATGGAAGAAGGCATGTTAAAGAGACATGTTCAAAAGAATTAAATCAGTATCGTCTTATTCTGCCTTATGAAAACTACAGTGTGATGATGTTTAAAGTGGATAACATGGAAGGGCTTTTAGGGGATGACAGGATGCGTCAAGTCATTGAAAGCGCTTTAAAAGATAGTAAATATACCTATGTAACGGATACAGCTTATGATGAGTTGAGTATACTATGTAATTTTAAAGGAAAAAGCACAGCAGAACTTATACAAGCTATTCAGAGACTCTCTCAGCGTATTCATTACATTATGAAACAATATTTTAATCAAGATATACAGATTTTTGTCAGCCAGTTTCACAAAAAGACAGATGATATATCCTTGGCCTATCTTGAAGTATGCCAAGCATATAGTCTGAAGAGTTATGCAAATGAAGATGGTGTTGTTTATTATGAGCAAATACTGATGAATCGTAATTATGTAGATTATCAGTCCTTTCAATCGTATATTCGTCAAATTGAAAGCACACTTCAAGCTTTAAATAGAGAGAGATTTGAAGAAGTATTTAACGATTTAATCATGTTTATCTCCAAAACCAAATACATGGAACTCAGCCAAGTTCGACATGTGACGTCTTCTATTATCTATATTTTCAATAAATACATGAGTCATTATGGTTTTATAAAGGATGAGTTTTGGAATGGTGAAGAAGAGCAAAGGTTAATAAACGAAGGATTTAAAAGGAAAAAGCACTTTATCGCATTTTTAGTTAAGTTAAAGGACAAACTTGCGGAGACTTTTTTAGATATGGATGATAATCACCTTGTGCGATCTGTGAAAAAATATTTAATGGCACATTATAAAGAAACGATTGTGATTAAAGACTTTCAAGAAAGGTTTGGTGTAACCAGTGCGTACCTGAGTATGCTGTTTAAAAAAGAAACAGGGGAGACCATAAAAGAGTATTTAATCGGCTTAAAAATAAATCGAGCAAAGGTATTATTGAAAGAAACCAATCTTCATATTGTGGAGATAGCTGACCATATTGGCTATGATAATGAACATTATTTCAGTCGGCTTTTTAAGCAAAAAACAGGTGTAACCCCTAGTCAATATAGGAATGATTCAGGCATGCTGCCATGA
- a CDS encoding ABC transporter ATP-binding protein, whose protein sequence is MKNKIIVETQGLKIYFATEKRDKQHKLLSVRAVDGVNLQIYEGETLGLVGESGCGKSTIGRAILKLYKPTDGTIKYKDMDITHWSVKKMKPLRKEMQLIFQDPYSSLNPRMTVGQIIGEALVAHGMYKKKSEALEKYVMDIMATCGLDHYMIHRYPHEFSGGQRQRIGIARALAVKPKFIVCDEAVSALDVSIQSQIINLLDDLQKEYGMAYLFISHDLSVVKHISDRICVMYLGDFVELASKDEIYNDPQHPYTKSLLSAIPVTDLDIIKNKKKIVLEGDIPSNVTPPSGCKFHTRCPIATEKCAKETPQWEEISKGRFVACHYKGAEIG, encoded by the coding sequence ATGAAGAATAAGATAATCGTAGAAACCCAAGGTTTGAAAATCTATTTTGCTACGGAGAAGAGAGATAAGCAGCATAAGCTTCTATCTGTAAGAGCAGTTGACGGGGTTAATTTACAAATATACGAAGGAGAAACTTTAGGACTAGTGGGGGAATCAGGATGTGGGAAATCCACCATAGGTCGAGCGATTCTTAAGTTATACAAACCCACAGATGGTACCATTAAATATAAAGACATGGATATTACCCATTGGTCTGTAAAGAAGATGAAACCTCTTAGAAAAGAGATGCAACTTATATTCCAAGACCCGTACTCATCCCTTAACCCAAGAATGACGGTGGGGCAAATTATTGGCGAAGCATTAGTAGCACATGGTATGTATAAGAAGAAATCAGAAGCACTAGAAAAATATGTGATGGACATTATGGCAACTTGTGGCCTTGATCACTATATGATTCACCGATATCCTCATGAATTTTCTGGTGGTCAGCGTCAGAGAATAGGTATTGCTCGTGCTTTAGCCGTAAAACCAAAGTTCATCGTATGTGACGAAGCCGTATCCGCTCTTGATGTTTCCATTCAATCTCAGATTATTAATCTGTTAGATGACCTTCAGAAAGAATACGGTATGGCCTACCTGTTTATATCCCATGACCTGAGTGTGGTTAAACATATTAGTGACCGCATATGTGTCATGTATTTAGGTGATTTTGTGGAACTGGCTTCAAAAGATGAGATATACAACGACCCACAGCATCCCTATACCAAATCCTTATTATCGGCTATTCCAGTAACAGATCTTGATATTATAAAAAATAAAAAGAAGATTGTTCTTGAAGGTGACATTCCATCCAATGTAACACCACCATCAGGGTGTAAATTTCATACCCGTTGTCCTATCGCAACAGAAAAATGTGCCAAAGAGACACCTCAGTGGGAAGAAATATCAAAAGGAAGATTTGTAGCATGTCATTATAAAGGAGCTGAAATCGGATAA
- a CDS encoding response regulator transcription factor, with product MKKILLVEDDKALAYGMEVALKSNKYLVTICRDVASAKEAITHHVYDMAILDIDLPDGTGYEICQYIRHKSDLPIIFLSGLSEEINVVTGLDMGGDDYITKPFQLSILISRMNAIFRRLDKKDYATLTSGNICFWLNEIRLTKDNVHIPISITEYKLLKLLMNHAQTIVTKEQILHFVWDMDENYVDENAIAVNMKRIRSKIEDNPAQPSVIKTVRGLGYIWNRRCEKR from the coding sequence ATGAAAAAAATATTATTGGTAGAAGATGATAAAGCGTTAGCCTACGGCATGGAAGTGGCTTTAAAGAGTAACAAATACCTTGTAACAATATGTAGAGATGTGGCTTCAGCAAAAGAAGCCATTACACACCATGTCTACGATATGGCTATCTTAGATATTGATTTACCTGACGGTACAGGGTATGAAATCTGCCAATATATTAGACACAAGAGTGACCTGCCCATTATCTTTCTAAGTGGTCTTAGTGAAGAGATTAATGTGGTAACAGGGCTTGATATGGGTGGCGATGATTACATCACCAAGCCTTTTCAATTGAGTATCCTTATATCACGGATGAATGCCATTTTTAGGCGATTGGACAAAAAGGATTATGCCACGCTGACATCTGGTAATATCTGTTTTTGGCTTAATGAAATACGGTTAACCAAAGATAATGTACACATACCGATATCCATCACAGAATATAAATTATTAAAATTACTCATGAACCATGCCCAGACTATTGTGACGAAGGAACAAATCCTCCATTTTGTTTGGGACATGGATGAGAATTATGTGGATGAGAATGCCATTGCCGTTAACATGAAACGCATACGTTCAAAGATTGAAGACAACCCCGCACAACCCAGTGTGATTAAGACTGTTCGGGGTTTAGGCTATATTTGGAATAGAAGATGTGAGAAACGTTAG
- a CDS encoding carbohydrate ABC transporter permease produces the protein MVKRNRMKHIKENAVGYSFILPSIIGFGLFMAYPLLHSLFLSVMDWNMFKGLSGSTFVGLENYKAVFENEYFRAAIMNNLKFMVMAVPLLLIISLLLAALLNQKIYGRGMIRAMYFMPYIATITAAAVVFSALFHPEFGPVNGLLKLVGIADPPGWIASVKWALPTVALFWIWKNMGYCVVIFLAGLQGISRSYYEAASIDGANKYQQFRHITVPLVSPTTFFLAVTSVIASFQVFAEINVMTQGGPGTSTVTVVYHIYDTAFKRFIMGYASAVSWVFFFVVICITGLQWLGQKKWVNY, from the coding sequence ATGGTTAAACGAAATAGAATGAAACATATAAAAGAAAATGCAGTAGGATATTCCTTTATCCTACCATCCATTATTGGTTTTGGTCTCTTTATGGCATACCCGCTTCTCCATTCCCTTTTTTTAAGTGTTATGGATTGGAACATGTTTAAAGGGTTATCGGGTTCAACCTTCGTTGGCCTTGAAAATTATAAAGCTGTATTTGAGAATGAGTATTTTAGAGCTGCCATTATGAACAATCTAAAATTCATGGTAATGGCAGTCCCCTTGCTTCTTATCATTTCACTACTTCTAGCAGCACTACTCAATCAAAAAATATATGGGCGTGGTATGATAAGAGCCATGTATTTCATGCCTTATATAGCCACCATAACAGCTGCGGCAGTTGTATTCTCTGCCCTCTTTCATCCAGAATTTGGACCTGTTAACGGCCTATTAAAACTAGTTGGTATAGCTGATCCCCCAGGTTGGATAGCCAGTGTCAAGTGGGCCCTGCCAACGGTAGCTTTATTTTGGATATGGAAGAATATGGGCTATTGTGTGGTGATTTTCTTAGCTGGTCTACAGGGTATATCAAGAAGTTATTATGAAGCAGCGTCCATAGACGGTGCTAATAAATATCAACAGTTTCGACATATTACAGTACCTCTTGTTTCACCGACAACATTCTTCTTGGCCGTAACATCTGTTATTGCATCTTTTCAAGTATTTGCAGAGATTAACGTGATGACTCAAGGTGGACCAGGTACCTCTACCGTAACCGTTGTGTATCATATCTATGATACAGCATTTAAACGGTTCATTATGGGATATGCATCAGCTGTATCTTGGGTATTTTTCTTTGTTGTTATTTGCATAACAGGTCTTCAATGGCTTGGACAAAAAAAATGGGTCAATTATTAG
- a CDS encoding sensor histidine kinase — protein MKLQSKYCLAFFTLFFILSIALSFSSYFISKSIIINKYKELTKENLDYLLEMTDREMQQLSTTYSFIGFYEPLHHRIGTLYNEDETYQRMKDDLMVTNLFFSLSVDEAFDATSLIYIEGVNGEKFWYSVDKTYFQQNKMNQLFKGLTIEPGQLKYMGVGKSLNRLEQTDEVLYFIRLLLDFNGNLLGKMYFELDADYFSKIFGRERLLTDTKLNLVDDKNRVLYSDEALEIGSVLSKESAEVIKVEGMLTSYPWKVTSETPESYIVDDSSEIIRRIIIMTGISLLLAVGVIIIMSSKFVKPIKKLIHAVSDVTEGDFNVSVNHISGDEIGELTQRFNMMTIRIQDHLEREIAHTKAMNYAEYKALQAQINPHFMYNSLNTLKWLASIQKAENIIKMVDALWVLLKKTSNSDQMVTLANEMDVIQAFAIILQARYNGKFHMVYDVEEEHMRALIPKYILQPLVENAIFHGIAPKEGQGIVTIKSYRKEGDLFIDISDDGVGIHEDRLQHMLEQGMHAAHKEGLNNIGIKNVNDRLLLLYGETYHLLVKSEIHKGTTFTVKMPWSLDDPMREVEDA, from the coding sequence ATGAAATTGCAAAGTAAATATTGTTTAGCCTTTTTCACACTGTTTTTTATCCTTTCTATTGCTCTAAGTTTTAGTTCTTACTTTATTTCAAAGTCCATTATCATCAACAAGTATAAAGAGCTGACAAAAGAAAATCTGGATTACTTATTGGAAATGACAGATCGAGAAATGCAGCAATTATCAACCACCTATAGTTTTATTGGCTTCTATGAACCTCTCCATCACCGTATTGGGACCCTATACAACGAGGATGAGACTTACCAAAGAATGAAAGATGATCTCATGGTAACCAATCTTTTCTTTTCATTAAGCGTTGACGAAGCATTTGATGCCACCAGCCTTATTTACATTGAAGGGGTTAATGGAGAAAAATTTTGGTATAGTGTGGATAAAACGTATTTTCAACAGAATAAAATGAATCAATTATTTAAAGGGCTAACCATTGAACCTGGACAATTAAAATATATGGGTGTGGGAAAGAGCTTAAATCGTTTGGAACAAACGGATGAAGTCCTTTACTTTATTCGGTTATTACTCGATTTTAACGGTAACCTACTAGGCAAAATGTATTTTGAATTGGATGCCGATTATTTTAGCAAAATCTTTGGTCGAGAGCGATTACTGACAGATACCAAACTCAATTTGGTAGATGATAAAAATAGAGTATTGTACAGTGATGAAGCCTTAGAAATTGGCTCCGTATTGAGTAAAGAGTCAGCAGAGGTCATCAAAGTGGAGGGTATGTTGACCAGTTATCCTTGGAAAGTAACGAGTGAAACACCAGAAAGCTACATTGTTGATGATAGTAGTGAGATCATCAGAAGAATTATCATCATGACAGGTATAAGTCTTCTATTAGCCGTTGGCGTTATTATCATCATGTCATCGAAATTTGTTAAGCCCATTAAGAAACTCATTCATGCGGTCAGTGACGTCACAGAGGGAGACTTTAATGTGAGTGTTAATCATATAAGCGGTGATGAAATTGGCGAGTTAACCCAACGATTTAATATGATGACAATCCGTATTCAAGATCATCTTGAACGAGAAATTGCTCATACAAAAGCAATGAATTATGCCGAATACAAGGCATTGCAAGCTCAGATTAATCCTCATTTTATGTATAACTCATTAAACACACTAAAATGGTTAGCATCCATACAAAAAGCAGAAAACATCATCAAAATGGTGGATGCTTTATGGGTTCTCCTTAAGAAAACCAGTAATTCAGACCAGATGGTTACCTTAGCTAATGAGATGGATGTGATACAGGCTTTTGCCATCATTTTACAAGCAAGGTACAATGGGAAATTTCATATGGTATATGATGTGGAGGAAGAACATATGAGAGCTTTAATTCCCAAGTATATTCTACAACCCCTTGTTGAAAATGCTATCTTCCATGGTATCGCACCAAAAGAGGGACAAGGGATTGTCACCATTAAGAGTTATCGCAAAGAAGGGGATTTGTTCATAGATATATCGGATGACGGCGTTGGTATCCATGAGGATAGATTACAGCATATGTTAGAACAGGGTATGCATGCTGCACATAAAGAGGGCTTGAACAATATTGGTATCAAAAATGTCAATGACCGTTTATTACTGCTTTATGGAGAAACATATCATCTCTTGGTAAAAAGTGAAATCCATAAAGGAACAACATTTACGGTTAAAATGCCATGGTCCTTAGATGACCCTATGAGGGAGGTCGAAGATGCTTAA
- a CDS encoding carbohydrate ABC transporter permease — MRFTMRKTSISIILFLIGIAMILPVLWMVSSSFKYESDVFKMPMEWIPSYFNPQNYITAITEFPYAAWYLNTAKTTIVVVFLVLSISAMSGYAFAKLNFKGKDIIFFLFISTMMIPIQVRIIPQFMMFKSFGWINSHLTVTMPWAYNAFSIFLMRQFFMSIPNDLIEASKIDGSNAYGTFFKVVLPLAKPSLTALTVLSFTWGWNAYFGPLIYINDNARQLLAVGIATFKAEYADNFAIQMAGATLALIPIIIVYIIAQRQFIEGIALSGVKG, encoded by the coding sequence ATGCGATTCACAATGCGTAAAACCAGTATATCTATTATTCTTTTCCTAATTGGTATAGCGATGATTCTACCTGTATTATGGATGGTTTCATCATCGTTTAAGTATGAAAGTGACGTTTTTAAAATGCCCATGGAGTGGATTCCTTCATACTTTAATCCTCAAAACTATATAACAGCTATCACAGAGTTTCCTTATGCTGCATGGTATCTCAATACGGCTAAAACCACCATAGTCGTCGTGTTTCTTGTTTTGAGTATAAGTGCTATGTCAGGCTATGCTTTTGCAAAATTAAATTTCAAAGGTAAAGACATTATCTTTTTCCTTTTTATTTCGACCATGATGATTCCTATACAGGTACGTATCATTCCGCAGTTTATGATGTTTAAAAGCTTTGGATGGATTAATTCCCATTTGACAGTGACCATGCCCTGGGCTTATAATGCTTTTTCAATTTTTTTAATGCGGCAGTTTTTTATGTCCATTCCTAACGACCTTATTGAAGCATCAAAAATTGACGGAAGCAATGCGTATGGTACATTTTTTAAAGTTGTATTACCTTTGGCTAAGCCTTCACTAACAGCTTTAACAGTCTTATCATTCACATGGGGATGGAATGCTTATTTTGGACCATTGATCTATATTAATGATAATGCAAGACAACTGCTAGCCGTTGGCATTGCTACGTTTAAAGCAGAATACGCTGATAATTTTGCAATCCAAATGGCTGGTGCTACGTTGGCACTAATACCGATTATTATTGTATACATTATTGCTCAACGTCAGTTTATTGAGGGTATTGCATTATCAGGTGTCAAAGGTTAG
- a CDS encoding ABC transporter substrate-binding protein, translated as MKKMIAFMLALTVMLGTIAGCSQTQESSPAKDKDNEVSQSENNNKPEKKEPIKMVLNLGGFLSDPSVVAALDEIQTLEEFSHMEFVILEDDADYDTKMPIAVASGEQMDIIGVFNSINRTRYAEAGTIIPMDDLADKMGIDFEEAFGSHAANAKIGDDIFIVPQRRSSWVLYYNKAVFDKAGMDYPDTDVPMTWDEYAALAAKLTMGESSNKTYGALHMLWPIFWYGEAIMALGGGDKFYDPEGLSNIEEPIFAKALERTYKMMHVDKSIPTHADMVVSKTSPQAFMNGQYGMMVSGSWVLNWSMDKETYPRDWKLGIAPMPVDAGTVPKTWGDTRGYGIPVTSTHPEEAMKVAIELARLGAKHAISDPASYKLEESPNLYVKAEEILVEDQITIDLLKKTFANPDTVFAVEKIMGKNNVDYDQVIKEESEKYFVKEQDLETTIKNIKERMDKILVK; from the coding sequence ATGAAAAAAATGATTGCTTTCATGTTAGCTTTAACCGTTATGTTGGGGACAATTGCAGGTTGTAGTCAAACACAAGAATCATCACCTGCAAAGGATAAAGACAATGAGGTAAGTCAATCCGAAAATAATAATAAGCCAGAAAAAAAAGAACCTATTAAAATGGTTCTTAACCTTGGGGGTTTTTTAAGCGACCCAAGTGTTGTGGCAGCTCTTGATGAGATTCAAACATTGGAGGAATTCAGCCATATGGAGTTTGTGATTCTGGAAGATGATGCGGATTATGATACTAAGATGCCCATTGCCGTGGCCAGTGGAGAGCAAATGGATATTATTGGCGTCTTTAATTCCATTAACCGTACAAGGTATGCAGAAGCAGGAACAATCATACCCATGGATGATTTGGCAGATAAAATGGGTATTGATTTTGAAGAAGCCTTTGGTTCTCATGCTGCAAATGCGAAAATAGGCGACGACATATTTATTGTGCCACAGAGAAGATCATCATGGGTACTCTACTATAATAAAGCTGTTTTTGATAAAGCTGGCATGGACTATCCAGATACAGATGTACCCATGACCTGGGATGAATATGCTGCCCTTGCAGCAAAGTTAACCATGGGAGAAAGCTCTAATAAAACGTATGGTGCATTACATATGTTATGGCCAATTTTCTGGTATGGTGAGGCTATTATGGCTCTTGGCGGCGGTGATAAATTCTATGACCCTGAAGGTTTATCCAATATCGAGGAACCTATATTTGCAAAAGCTCTGGAAAGAACATATAAGATGATGCATGTGGATAAAAGTATACCCACCCATGCGGATATGGTGGTTTCAAAAACGTCACCCCAAGCTTTTATGAACGGACAATATGGTATGATGGTTTCTGGTTCATGGGTCTTGAACTGGTCCATGGATAAAGAGACCTATCCAAGAGATTGGAAACTGGGTATAGCACCTATGCCAGTTGATGCAGGAACAGTGCCTAAAACATGGGGAGATACAAGAGGTTACGGCATTCCAGTGACTTCCACCCATCCAGAAGAAGCCATGAAAGTAGCCATAGAACTGGCGAGACTTGGTGCCAAACATGCCATCTCTGACCCTGCGTCTTACAAGTTAGAGGAATCACCCAATCTCTATGTTAAAGCGGAAGAAATATTAGTGGAAGATCAGATTACCATTGATTTACTTAAAAAAACATTTGCTAATCCAGATACTGTTTTTGCTGTAGAAAAGATCATGGGAAAGAACAATGTAGACTATGACCAAGTGATTAAAGAAGAATCTGAGAAATACTTTGTTAAAGAGCAAGACTTAGAAACAACCATAAAAAATATAAAGGAAAGAATGGATAAAATTCTTGTGAAATAG